The Coregonus clupeaformis isolate EN_2021a chromosome 18, ASM2061545v1, whole genome shotgun sequence genome has a segment encoding these proteins:
- the si:dkey-117m1.4 gene encoding uncharacterized protein si:dkey-117m1.4 isoform X1 — protein sequence MSVSLTLRTTVSKRRKSPGPCPHLSLPRTTSPLPGPCPLLPPPSPTPTPATRIPRMRGARTGVRDAHLAAANAAGPPPPPKRDPPLTGRPRAALPSPRPTAPSPSPPLPLPPPLLALLCSNPRLRWGPTRRRTSALTLPGGSAWACPPQKLSCTYCGRHFRSLGRHLDKHHPNQPEIRAVLIERFMPHLAAAHAAHHAQSQQQPRSSSASSGAEQNSHKPPQGGTAAALSPQRPTATTAQSPSSSVGRNSSPLVLTPPRGCSAMAVSVLKRSPPPVAVAPPRKAGLRKVKKEKEEEEDLVEVVKPKEEEEEAEAACPHVFQQTPKEMERTPKEDGNEEEEENGMMEDDSGAEDKEKELLSSGRLHMLPLLSSLSSLVLYLRRLQHSAFLSLSRQLQSAEAWRLLCHSSLALLILYNRRRECEVSKLAIAEYRARVTPQCPVPVPPGAPPALTPLEASLSPFERLVLPHLPRVGVQGKRGRVQPLILPPHCEPCLELLLQTRQDVGVDPQNPYVFARPYHSPATPLRGTDLLRSLARSSGTRNPRALTQTRVRRQVAILTQLLLLGEGEEPGQPGGNAVERLEHFLEREYHVTQSCGRIGQDPGLMGRVGRVVLCGERDGVLFRGMSLHHICLELDVMSGNSADSYSEGDSDGEGGKEKGEVAPPSLLMVRKGRTNGRTPRARKLKVTPSSASPLSPSLPGRRRGSGGPKSGKRGVLKRPWSDAERAAVEEHLTCNIAELRVPAKADCERCLQSCPLLVTNRRDWRAIKFYCHNRIQLLKKNQRREGDGTPIMVC from the exons ATGAGTGTATCTCTGACCCTGAGAACAACAGTATCAAAAAG gaggaagAGTCCGGGCCCgtgcccccatctctctctgcccagGACTACCTCACCCCTTCCTGGCCCCTGTCCCcttcttcctcccccctctcccactccaacGCCAGCGACTCGGATCCCCAGAATGAGGGGGGCGAGGACGGGGGTCAGAGACGCACACCTTGCCGCCGCAAACGCCGCCGGACCACCACCCCCTCCAAAAAGAGATCCACCCCTCACCGGACGTCCCCGGGCCGCCCTCCCCTCTCCGCGTCCTACCGCCCCATCAccttctccccccctccctcttcctccacctcttctcGCCCTTCTCTGTTCAAATCCCCGGCTCCGTTGGGGCCCAACACGACGGCGAACATCAGCATTAACATTGCCAGGGGGGTCGGCATGGGCGTGCCCCCCCCAGAAGCTGAGCTGCACCTACTGCGGGCGCCACTTCCGCTCACTGGGGCGCCACCTGGACAAGCACCACCCCAACCAGCCCGAGATCCGCGCCGTGCTCATCGAGCGCTTTATGCCCCACCTGGCGGCCGCGCACGCCGCACACCACGCTCAGTCCCAGCAGCAACCTCGGTCATCATCGGCGTCATCAGGAGCGGAGCAAAACTCCCACAAGCCACCACAGGGGGGCACCGCAGCCGCCCTGTCTCCTCAACGTCCCACCGCCACCACCGCCCAATCCCCTTCCTCCTCCGTCGGGAGAAACTCCTCCCCCCTGGTGTTGACTCCGCCCCGAGGGTGCAGTGCCATGGCCGTGTCCGTTCTGAAGAGAAGCCCACCTCCGGTGGCTGTGGCCCCGCCCAGAAAGGCGGGACTGCGCAAAGTGAAGAaggaaaaagaggaggaggaagatttggTGGAGGTGGTGAAGCccaaagaagaggaggaagaggcagaggcgGCTTGTCCCCACGTCTTTCAGCAGACGCCCAAAGAGATGGAACGGACGCCTAAAGAGGATGgaaatgaagaagaggaggaaaacgGAATGATGGAAGACGACAGTGGAGCGGAGGATAAGGAGAAGGAGTTATTGAG ttCGGGCCGTCTCCATATgctgcccctcctctcctccctgtcttcccTGGTTCTCTACCTGCGCAGGCTCCAGCACTCTGCCTTCCTCTCCCTGTCCCGCCAGCTCCAATCCGCCGAGGCCTGGCGCCTCCTGTGCCACTCCTCCCTCGCCCTGCTCATCCTCTACAACCGTCGGCGCGAGTGCGAGGTCTCCAAACTGGCCATAGCCGAATACCGTGCCCGTGTCACCCCCCAGTGCCCTGTGCCGGTGCCCCCCGGCGCCCCACCCGCCCTCACACCCCTGGAGGCATCGCTTTCGCCCTTTGAGCGTCTCGTGCTTCCGCATTTGCCTCGAGTAGGTGTCCAGGGCAAACGAGGAAGAGTCCAGCCCCTCATCCTGCCACCGCACTGCGAGCCGTGTCTGGAACTCCTCCTCCAGACCAGGCAAGACGTCGGCGTCGATCCCCAGAACCCGTACGTCTTCGCCCGGCCGTACCACTCCCCAGCCACCCCCCTCCGGGGCACCGACCTCCTCCGGAGCCTGGCCCGCTCCAGCGGCACCCGGAACCCCCGCGCCCTCACCCAGACCCGCGTCCGGCGCCAGGTCGCCATCTTGACGCAGCTGCTATTGCTCGGCGAGGGGGAGGAGCCAGGACAGCCGGGAGGGAACGCGGTAGAACGCCTGGAACACTTCCTGGAGCGCGAGTACCACGTGACGCAGAGCTGCGGCAGGATTGGCCAGGACCCGGGGCTGATGGGTAGGGTGGGGCGCGTGGTGCTGTGCGGGGAGAGAGACGGGGTGCTGTTCCGAGGGATGAGCCTCCACCACATCTGTCTGGAGCTTGACG TGATGTCAGGGAACTCGGCCGACTCGTACTCGGAGGGTGACTCTGACGGCGAGGGGGGGAAGGAGAAGGGCGAGGTGGCCCCTCCCAGCCTGCTGATGGTGAGGAAGGGCAGGACCAACGGCAGGACGCCGCGTGCCAGGAAACTCAAGGTCACACCCTCCTCCGCATCGCCCCTCTCCCCCTCGCTCCCCGGCCGCAGGAGAGGCTCAGGTGGGCCcaaatcag GCAAACGCGGCGTCCTCAAGCGCCCGTGGTCGGACGCGGAGCGCGCCGCTGTGGAGGAGCACCTGACCTGCAACATCGCCGAGCTGCGTGTGCCGGCCAAGGCCGACTGCGAGCGCTGCCTTCAGAGCTGCCCGCTGCTGGTCACCAACCGGCGCGACTGGCGGGCCATCAAGTTCTACTGTCACAACCGCATCCAGCTGCTGAAGAAGAACCAGCGGCGCGAGGGCGACGGGACGCCCATCATGGTGTGCTGA
- the si:dkey-117m1.4 gene encoding uncharacterized protein si:dkey-117m1.4 isoform X2 encodes MSVSLTLRTTVSKRRKSPGPCPHLSLPRTTSPLPGPCPLLPPPSPTPTPATRIPRMRGARTGVRDAHLAAANAAGPPPPPKRDPPLTGRPRAALPSPRPTAPSPSPPLPLPPPLLALLCSNPRLRWGPTRRRTSALTLPGGSAWACPPQKLSCTYCGRHFRSLGRHLDKHHPNQPEIRAVLIERFMPHLAAAHAAHHAQSQQQPRSSSASSGAEQNSHKPPQGGTAAALSPQRPTATTAQSPSSSVGRNSSPLVLTPPRGCSAMAVSVLKRSPPPVAVAPPRKAGLRKVKKEKEEEEDLVEVVKPKEEEEEAEAACPHVFQQTPKEMERTPKEDGNEEEEENGMMEDDSGAEDKEKELLSSGRLHMLPLLSSLSSLVLYLRRLQHSAFLSLSRQLQSAEAWRLLCHSSLALLILYNRRRECEVSKLAIAEYRARVTPQCPVPVPPGAPPALTPLEASLSPFERLVLPHLPRVGVQGKRGRVQPLILPPHCEPCLELLLQTRQDVGVDPQNPYVFARPYHSPATPLRGTDLLRSLARSSGTRNPRALTQTRVRRQVAILTQLLLLGEGEEPGQPGGNAVERLEHFLEREYHVTQSCGRIGQDPGLMGRVGRVVLCGERDGVLFRGMSLHHICLELDVMSGNSADSYSEGDSDGEGGKEKGEVAPPSLLMVRKGRTNGRTPRARKLKVTPSSASPLSPSLPGRRRGSGKRGVLKRPWSDAERAAVEEHLTCNIAELRVPAKADCERCLQSCPLLVTNRRDWRAIKFYCHNRIQLLKKNQRREGDGTPIMVC; translated from the exons ATGAGTGTATCTCTGACCCTGAGAACAACAGTATCAAAAAG gaggaagAGTCCGGGCCCgtgcccccatctctctctgcccagGACTACCTCACCCCTTCCTGGCCCCTGTCCCcttcttcctcccccctctcccactccaacGCCAGCGACTCGGATCCCCAGAATGAGGGGGGCGAGGACGGGGGTCAGAGACGCACACCTTGCCGCCGCAAACGCCGCCGGACCACCACCCCCTCCAAAAAGAGATCCACCCCTCACCGGACGTCCCCGGGCCGCCCTCCCCTCTCCGCGTCCTACCGCCCCATCAccttctccccccctccctcttcctccacctcttctcGCCCTTCTCTGTTCAAATCCCCGGCTCCGTTGGGGCCCAACACGACGGCGAACATCAGCATTAACATTGCCAGGGGGGTCGGCATGGGCGTGCCCCCCCCAGAAGCTGAGCTGCACCTACTGCGGGCGCCACTTCCGCTCACTGGGGCGCCACCTGGACAAGCACCACCCCAACCAGCCCGAGATCCGCGCCGTGCTCATCGAGCGCTTTATGCCCCACCTGGCGGCCGCGCACGCCGCACACCACGCTCAGTCCCAGCAGCAACCTCGGTCATCATCGGCGTCATCAGGAGCGGAGCAAAACTCCCACAAGCCACCACAGGGGGGCACCGCAGCCGCCCTGTCTCCTCAACGTCCCACCGCCACCACCGCCCAATCCCCTTCCTCCTCCGTCGGGAGAAACTCCTCCCCCCTGGTGTTGACTCCGCCCCGAGGGTGCAGTGCCATGGCCGTGTCCGTTCTGAAGAGAAGCCCACCTCCGGTGGCTGTGGCCCCGCCCAGAAAGGCGGGACTGCGCAAAGTGAAGAaggaaaaagaggaggaggaagatttggTGGAGGTGGTGAAGCccaaagaagaggaggaagaggcagaggcgGCTTGTCCCCACGTCTTTCAGCAGACGCCCAAAGAGATGGAACGGACGCCTAAAGAGGATGgaaatgaagaagaggaggaaaacgGAATGATGGAAGACGACAGTGGAGCGGAGGATAAGGAGAAGGAGTTATTGAG ttCGGGCCGTCTCCATATgctgcccctcctctcctccctgtcttcccTGGTTCTCTACCTGCGCAGGCTCCAGCACTCTGCCTTCCTCTCCCTGTCCCGCCAGCTCCAATCCGCCGAGGCCTGGCGCCTCCTGTGCCACTCCTCCCTCGCCCTGCTCATCCTCTACAACCGTCGGCGCGAGTGCGAGGTCTCCAAACTGGCCATAGCCGAATACCGTGCCCGTGTCACCCCCCAGTGCCCTGTGCCGGTGCCCCCCGGCGCCCCACCCGCCCTCACACCCCTGGAGGCATCGCTTTCGCCCTTTGAGCGTCTCGTGCTTCCGCATTTGCCTCGAGTAGGTGTCCAGGGCAAACGAGGAAGAGTCCAGCCCCTCATCCTGCCACCGCACTGCGAGCCGTGTCTGGAACTCCTCCTCCAGACCAGGCAAGACGTCGGCGTCGATCCCCAGAACCCGTACGTCTTCGCCCGGCCGTACCACTCCCCAGCCACCCCCCTCCGGGGCACCGACCTCCTCCGGAGCCTGGCCCGCTCCAGCGGCACCCGGAACCCCCGCGCCCTCACCCAGACCCGCGTCCGGCGCCAGGTCGCCATCTTGACGCAGCTGCTATTGCTCGGCGAGGGGGAGGAGCCAGGACAGCCGGGAGGGAACGCGGTAGAACGCCTGGAACACTTCCTGGAGCGCGAGTACCACGTGACGCAGAGCTGCGGCAGGATTGGCCAGGACCCGGGGCTGATGGGTAGGGTGGGGCGCGTGGTGCTGTGCGGGGAGAGAGACGGGGTGCTGTTCCGAGGGATGAGCCTCCACCACATCTGTCTGGAGCTTGACG TGATGTCAGGGAACTCGGCCGACTCGTACTCGGAGGGTGACTCTGACGGCGAGGGGGGGAAGGAGAAGGGCGAGGTGGCCCCTCCCAGCCTGCTGATGGTGAGGAAGGGCAGGACCAACGGCAGGACGCCGCGTGCCAGGAAACTCAAGGTCACACCCTCCTCCGCATCGCCCCTCTCCCCCTCGCTCCCCGGCCGCAGGAGAGGCTCAG GCAAACGCGGCGTCCTCAAGCGCCCGTGGTCGGACGCGGAGCGCGCCGCTGTGGAGGAGCACCTGACCTGCAACATCGCCGAGCTGCGTGTGCCGGCCAAGGCCGACTGCGAGCGCTGCCTTCAGAGCTGCCCGCTGCTGGTCACCAACCGGCGCGACTGGCGGGCCATCAAGTTCTACTGTCACAACCGCATCCAGCTGCTGAAGAAGAACCAGCGGCGCGAGGGCGACGGGACGCCCATCATGGTGTGCTGA